The Candidatus Hydrogenedentota bacterium genome has a window encoding:
- a CDS encoding response regulator, producing MKPQESTRAETPDLPSIRLRVLEHIIWAWGVMGGLIVFVVSLDDAMNGRYRAAIFYAVSYVFVLVCLAPRYLPYRWRCSVALAMMYAVGTHEVLFYGIESTGTVFYYALVVFTAILLGARAAAGVTLFAIGSLCGISYYYEVSRAAGDAWPSFLTHVHRDCLPDLACLIFLSTISITFLAQLLRSLEESLDSSRHYLAEMARDRNHLIRTIEQRDQAERQLRQAQKMEAVGQLAGGIAHNFNNLLQVISAHADLLLKSLPPDSEEQMQAGEVRRASERAAMLTRQLLAYSRQQVMAPEYLDLNALAGDFLRLLVRVIPESVRIKFEPGPEVGTVHADPGQIEQVLMNLCLNARDAMPSGGDLTIATECVELKAAELGEYRDLAPGRYVVLRVSDTGRGISEADRERIFEPFFTTKEFGQGTGLGLAMADGIVRQHHGAIGIASGEGAGSTFRVYLPQVDHAPRPRTVEPLRSSGIGRETILIAEDDDAVRELIVNVVRGAGYTVFAAANGREAVSLFEAHREAIDLLLFDVVMPEMGGREACAAIRAMDPEMRVLYMSGYAPDGLDERLDLRGGTGFIQKPYRTQQLLERMREMLDA from the coding sequence ATGAAGCCCCAAGAATCCACGCGCGCGGAGACGCCCGACCTGCCGTCGATCCGGCTTCGCGTACTTGAGCACATTATCTGGGCCTGGGGCGTGATGGGCGGGCTAATTGTGTTTGTTGTGTCGCTGGACGACGCCATGAACGGCCGCTACCGGGCGGCGATTTTTTATGCGGTTTCATACGTGTTTGTGCTGGTCTGCCTGGCTCCACGGTATCTTCCGTACCGATGGCGGTGCAGCGTTGCGCTGGCAATGATGTATGCGGTTGGCACGCACGAGGTTCTGTTTTACGGAATCGAGAGTACGGGCACGGTTTTTTACTATGCGCTCGTAGTGTTCACCGCGATTCTTCTGGGCGCGCGGGCCGCCGCGGGCGTTACGCTTTTCGCCATCGGGAGCCTGTGCGGGATATCGTATTACTATGAGGTCAGCCGCGCCGCGGGGGATGCGTGGCCCAGCTTTCTTACGCATGTCCACCGCGATTGTCTTCCGGATCTGGCCTGCCTGATATTTCTTTCGACCATCTCGATCACCTTCCTCGCGCAACTGCTCCGGAGCCTTGAGGAGAGCCTGGATTCGTCGCGCCATTACCTGGCGGAGATGGCGCGGGACCGAAATCACCTCATCCGCACGATCGAACAGCGGGATCAGGCGGAGCGGCAGCTTCGCCAGGCGCAGAAGATGGAGGCGGTGGGGCAGCTTGCGGGCGGTATCGCGCATAATTTCAACAACCTGCTTCAGGTGATCAGCGCGCATGCGGATCTGCTTCTGAAATCGCTCCCGCCCGATTCGGAGGAGCAGATGCAGGCGGGGGAAGTGCGGCGCGCTTCGGAGCGGGCGGCGATGCTGACGCGGCAGTTGCTGGCCTACAGCCGGCAGCAGGTGATGGCTCCGGAGTACCTCGATTTGAACGCGCTGGCGGGCGATTTTTTGCGGCTGCTTGTGCGGGTGATTCCCGAGAGTGTCCGGATCAAGTTTGAGCCGGGTCCGGAGGTCGGGACCGTCCACGCGGATCCGGGCCAGATCGAGCAGGTGCTGATGAACCTGTGTCTCAACGCGCGGGATGCGATGCCTTCGGGGGGCGACCTGACGATCGCGACGGAGTGTGTGGAGTTGAAGGCGGCGGAACTCGGGGAATACCGGGATCTGGCTCCGGGCCGTTATGTCGTGCTTCGGGTATCGGATACGGGCCGGGGTATTTCGGAGGCGGATCGGGAGCGGATATTTGAGCCGTTCTTCACGACCAAGGAGTTCGGGCAGGGCACGGGGCTGGGGCTGGCGATGGCGGACGGGATTGTCCGGCAGCACCATGGGGCGATCGGGATCGCGAGCGGTGAGGGCGCGGGCAGCACGTTCCGCGTATACCTTCCCCAGGTGGACCACGCGCCGCGCCCGCGCACGGTTGAGCCGCTCCGTTCCAGCGGGATCGGCCGTGAAACGATTCTGATTGCGGAGGACGACGACGCGGTTCGCGAGCTTATTGTGAACGTGGTGCGGGGCGCGGGCTATACGGTTTTTGCGGCGGCGAATGGCCGGGAAGCGGTGTCGCTGTTTGAGGCGCACCGGGAGGCGATTGACCTCCTGCTTTTTGATGTTGTGATGCCGGAGATGGGCGGCCGCGAGGCGTGCGCCGCGATCCGCGCGATGGATCCGGAGATGCGTGTGCTGTACATGAGCGGCTACGCGCCGGATGGCCTGGATGAGCGGCTGGACCTTCGCGGAGGCACGGGGTTTATCCAGAAGCCGTACCGCACGCAGCAATTGCTGGAGCGGATGCGGGAAATGCTCGATGCGTGA
- a CDS encoding DNA polymerase II — protein MSSPPCTAFILTREEIDAPRGIILRYWATSAGGPVLLEFTGQEAVFFAPRDVEVPGGRRSPLALRTLDGRPVDGLYFRSIRALRRAREALRDTGLACESDIRPADRFLMERFITGPVRITGEPIARTGYRLYVNPAIEAAPQETPAFRVASLDIETEGLDGALYSIAVRCGDESAVFLVGSGPDAGALRFLPDERAAIRAWLDWMAWADPDLIAGWNVVAFDLRFLADRCKRIGLAFALGRDGAHARVYPGQRARQPARADIPGRVAIDGIPALRTAGYHFEDFSLEAVGQALLGRGKLIGPETDRAAEITRLYECDPAALAAYNLEDCDLVLDLFAHTGLIPFLATRAALTGLALDRMPGSIAAFEYQYLPRLHRRGYVAPDVQPHPEANPNPGGYVLDSTPGLFDNVLVFDFKSLYPSIIRTFHIDPLALRQPGPDPLPGFHGGSFSREETILGGLIETLWSAREEAKRRGDHSLNLATKILMNAFYGVLGTPACRFYDPKLAASITRRSHEIMLRTRDRIEQEGHPVIYGDTDSLFVALGGGYSEASALARGRELAPAINAWWREIIAREFRVPSFLELEFETCYLKFLMPTIRGSSEGTKKRYAGLRRASDGTLDVTFRGLESVRSDWTPLARNFQRALYRKVFLGEPWEDYVYRTARDLLAGRLDGELVYRKRLRKGLEEYTRNVPPQVQAARKIPGFSGSVVHYVITVHGPEPSQLRDSPIDYAHYLDHQLAPVADAILGFLGSSFTRVADPQLWFPE, from the coding sequence ATGAGTTCCCCCCCATGTACGGCCTTTATTCTGACGCGCGAGGAGATTGACGCGCCGCGCGGCATCATCTTGCGGTATTGGGCGACGAGCGCGGGCGGGCCGGTGCTGCTGGAGTTTACGGGGCAGGAAGCGGTTTTCTTTGCGCCGCGCGATGTGGAGGTCCCGGGGGGGCGCCGCAGCCCGCTGGCCCTTCGCACCTTGGATGGCCGCCCGGTGGACGGGCTGTATTTTCGGTCGATCCGGGCGTTGCGGCGCGCGCGGGAGGCCTTGCGGGACACGGGCCTGGCGTGCGAAAGTGACATTCGCCCGGCGGACCGGTTTCTCATGGAGCGCTTCATTACGGGGCCGGTTCGGATCACGGGCGAACCCATCGCGCGGACCGGATACCGGCTGTATGTCAATCCCGCGATAGAGGCGGCGCCCCAGGAAACTCCGGCATTCCGGGTGGCGTCGCTGGACATTGAAACCGAAGGTCTGGACGGGGCGCTGTATTCGATTGCGGTTCGCTGCGGGGACGAATCGGCGGTGTTCCTGGTGGGTTCGGGGCCGGATGCGGGCGCGCTCCGATTCCTGCCGGACGAGCGCGCCGCTATCCGGGCGTGGCTCGATTGGATGGCCTGGGCGGATCCGGATTTGATTGCGGGGTGGAATGTGGTGGCGTTCGACCTGCGCTTTCTGGCGGACCGTTGCAAGCGGATTGGATTGGCGTTCGCGCTGGGGCGCGATGGCGCACACGCGCGCGTGTATCCCGGGCAGCGGGCGCGGCAGCCGGCCCGTGCGGACATTCCGGGGCGGGTGGCGATCGACGGGATCCCGGCATTGCGGACCGCGGGCTACCATTTCGAGGACTTCAGCCTGGAGGCGGTTGGGCAGGCGCTGCTGGGCCGCGGCAAGCTCATCGGGCCGGAAACGGACCGGGCGGCGGAGATCACGCGGCTGTATGAATGCGATCCGGCGGCGCTGGCGGCCTACAACCTCGAGGATTGCGACCTGGTGCTTGATCTGTTCGCGCACACGGGGCTGATCCCGTTCCTGGCGACGCGGGCGGCGCTCACGGGGCTGGCGCTGGACCGGATGCCGGGATCGATCGCGGCGTTTGAATACCAGTACCTGCCGCGCCTGCACCGGCGGGGTTATGTGGCGCCGGATGTGCAGCCGCACCCGGAGGCGAATCCGAATCCGGGCGGCTACGTGCTGGATTCGACGCCGGGCCTTTTTGACAACGTGCTGGTGTTCGATTTCAAGAGCCTGTACCCGAGCATCATCCGGACCTTTCACATCGATCCGCTTGCGCTGCGGCAGCCGGGCCCGGATCCGCTTCCGGGCTTCCACGGGGGATCCTTTTCGCGCGAGGAGACGATCCTGGGCGGGCTAATCGAGACGCTCTGGTCGGCGCGGGAGGAGGCGAAGCGCCGGGGCGACCATTCGCTGAACCTGGCGACGAAGATCCTGATGAACGCGTTTTACGGTGTGCTGGGGACGCCGGCCTGCCGCTTCTACGATCCGAAGCTGGCGGCCTCGATTACGCGGCGGAGCCACGAGATTATGCTCCGGACGCGCGATCGCATTGAACAGGAGGGCCACCCGGTGATCTATGGGGATACGGACAGCCTGTTCGTGGCGCTTGGCGGCGGCTACAGCGAGGCGTCGGCACTGGCGCGGGGGCGCGAACTGGCGCCGGCGATTAACGCCTGGTGGCGGGAGATTATCGCGCGGGAGTTTCGGGTTCCGTCGTTCCTGGAGCTGGAATTCGAGACGTGCTACCTGAAATTCCTGATGCCGACGATCCGGGGATCGAGCGAGGGGACGAAGAAGCGGTACGCGGGGCTGCGGCGGGCTTCGGACGGGACGCTGGATGTGACGTTTCGCGGGCTGGAGAGCGTGCGGTCCGACTGGACGCCGCTGGCGCGGAACTTTCAGCGGGCGCTTTACCGGAAGGTGTTTCTCGGGGAGCCGTGGGAGGACTACGTTTACCGGACGGCGCGGGATTTGCTGGCGGGACGTCTGGACGGCGAGCTGGTGTACCGCAAGCGCCTGCGGAAGGGCCTTGAGGAATACACGCGAAACGTCCCGCCGCAGGTGCAGGCGGCGCGGAAGATCCCGGGGTTTTCGGGGAGCGTGGTGCACTATGTGATCACGGTGCACGGTCCGGAGCCTTCGCAATTGCGCGATAGCCCGATCGACTACGCGCACTATCTGGATCACCAGCTTGCTCCGGTGGCCGACGCGATCCTGGGATTTCTCGGGTCGAGCTTCACGCGGGTTGCGGATCCGCAGCTCTGGTTTCCGGAGTAG